A stretch of Candidatus Thermokryptus mobilis DNA encodes these proteins:
- a CDS encoding YicC/YloC family endoribonuclease, translating to MTGFGRAQVSKDGIDVSVEIKSLNSRFLEINLRLPAIVQPKEFEIRELIRKRISRGKITVTIDFKVDPFVRSPIKVNFDFVGAYVKVLRELKRKFKVKGEIKLEHLLSLPNIFDVNSFDISEEQWEILKEGIEKALENLIESRCKEGEQLAEDIEKRVKMISQKVDLIQKLSEENLRERQKS from the coding sequence ATGACCGGATTTGGAAGAGCACAGGTTAGCAAGGATGGGATTGATGTCTCCGTTGAAATAAAAAGTTTGAATAGTCGTTTCCTTGAGATAAATTTGAGGCTTCCAGCGATTGTTCAGCCAAAGGAGTTTGAAATTAGAGAGTTAATTCGCAAAAGAATTTCGCGCGGTAAGATAACTGTGACAATTGATTTTAAAGTTGATCCCTTTGTCCGATCACCGATAAAGGTTAATTTTGACTTCGTTGGTGCTTATGTTAAAGTGCTTCGCGAGTTGAAGAGAAAGTTCAAAGTTAAGGGAGAAATAAAGTTAGAGCATTTGCTTTCACTTCCGAACATATTTGATGTTAATTCGTTTGATATTTCAGAAGAGCAGTGGGAAATTTTAAAGGAAGGGATTGAGAAAGCACTGGAAAATTTAATTGAATCAAGATGCAAAGAAGGAGAGCAACTGGCTGAAGATATTGAGAAAAGGGTAAAAATGATTTCTCAAAAGGTTGATCTAATTCAAAAGCTTTCGGAGGAAAATTTAAGGGAGAGGCAGAAAAGTTAA
- a CDS encoding DUF1732 domain-containing protein: MHEIFSDVEFDRNRLEAELLILADKLDVTEECIRLKSHVDIFLEVMKSDDVAVGKRLNFILQEMLREATTIGAKTDDVEVTYLVVGIKEEIEKIREQIQNVE; encoded by the coding sequence GTGCACGAGATTTTCTCTGATGTTGAATTTGACAGGAATCGGCTTGAAGCTGAACTTTTAATCCTTGCTGATAAGCTTGATGTGACTGAGGAATGTATCCGTTTAAAAAGTCATGTAGATATTTTCCTTGAGGTTATGAAGAGTGATGATGTTGCTGTTGGTAAAAGATTAAATTTCATACTTCAGGAGATGTTGCGCGAGGCAACAACGATAGGTGCTAAGACAGACGATGTTGAGGTAACTTATCTTGTCGTTGGGATTAAGGAAGAGATAGAGAAAATTCGGGAACAGATTCAAAATGTTGAATAA
- the gmk gene encoding guanylate kinase translates to MLIVVSAPSGAGKTTIAKKILERFPFVKFSVSATTRPKRNGEIDGKDYFFLTREEFEKKIQNGELLEWEEIYGNYYGTLRSVVEDALKNGDILLFDVDVNGAISIKKKFPDDSILIFIKPPNIETLKERLKRRRTESEEQIQKRLERVPMELEKASYFDYIFVNDRLEDTVKSVLRAIYNEFERWKAVQRHEY, encoded by the coding sequence ATGTTAATTGTTGTATCTGCGCCAAGTGGAGCGGGTAAGACAACGATAGCGAAGAAAATTTTGGAGCGTTTTCCATTCGTAAAGTTTTCCGTTTCTGCTACAACTCGTCCCAAGAGAAATGGTGAAATAGACGGAAAGGATTATTTTTTCCTCACACGCGAGGAGTTTGAGAAGAAGATTCAAAATGGAGAGCTTCTTGAGTGGGAGGAGATATACGGGAATTATTACGGGACATTGCGAAGTGTTGTTGAAGATGCGTTGAAAAACGGGGATATTTTGCTTTTTGATGTTGATGTGAACGGTGCTATTTCAATAAAGAAGAAATTCCCTGATGATTCAATTTTAATTTTTATTAAACCGCCAAACATAGAGACATTGAAGGAGAGGCTGAAGCGAAGGAGGACAGAAAGCGAGGAGCAAATACAAAAACGTCTTGAACGTGTCCCGATGGAACTTGAAAAAGCTTCATATTTTGATTATATTTTTGTAAATGACCGACTTGAAGATACAGTTAAATCGGTTTTGAGAGCGATTTACAATGAATTTGAGAGATGGAAGGCGGTTCAAAGACATGAGTATTGA
- a CDS encoding DNA-directed RNA polymerase subunit omega, whose product MGLKPLDLKKIQEIAGNTYEAIVIMAKRARQVNDERKIMFNKRLDEVRALKAQQQQGKEEEPVRILDDEKTPKAPPEQLQIAEEFDLMPKPADVAIEEYLSGKLEWSYSRDKDEERRRR is encoded by the coding sequence ATGGGGCTCAAACCGCTTGATTTAAAGAAGATTCAAGAGATTGCTGGCAATACTTATGAAGCAATAGTCATAATGGCTAAAAGGGCAAGGCAAGTTAACGATGAGAGGAAGATAATGTTCAATAAGCGACTTGATGAAGTGAGGGCTCTTAAAGCACAGCAACAACAGGGTAAAGAGGAAGAACCAGTAAGGATTCTTGATGATGAGAAAACACCAAAAGCACCGCCAGAACAGCTTCAGATAGCGGAGGAATTTGACCTGATGCCAAAGCCAGCTGATGTAGCAATTGAAGAATATCTTTCAGGTAAGCTTGAATGGAGTTATTCAAGAGATAAAGATGAAGAAAGGAGACGACGGTAG
- a CDS encoding glycoside hydrolase family 130 protein has protein sequence MFDVQRLNSGKPILEKIESNPWESKVVFNPGCVLIDDEEEVGEIVESMKPDKETLDKLRNHRALVFVVYRAQGTDEFKRSSFGLAIFTPDLKLIKRFPHPIVKPEEGFENLGVEDPRIIKVGKSYFMFYTGYASGRERNKINICIAETRDFLHWQKHGLLKGEINEVDNKNAVLFPEKINGKFVLLHRPMEGEKSMVIHYAISDDILGEWKDFGVLIDCEVKLGFVRSWNGAGAPPLKIDEKNFFIIYHIGNFKSDGTREYHLGVALIEKDDRSYIKLVKKFEPFLKPETEFEARGDKELGVNNVVFICGAYFYGDYLYFPYSGADSVILGGRVLKSEILNWARK, from the coding sequence GTGTTTGATGTTCAAAGGTTAAATTCTGGGAAACCAATTCTTGAGAAGATAGAAAGTAATCCCTGGGAGAGCAAGGTTGTTTTCAATCCCGGTTGCGTTTTGATTGATGATGAGGAGGAAGTTGGCGAAATAGTTGAATCAATGAAGCCAGATAAAGAGACACTTGACAAGTTGCGCAATCACAGGGCTTTGGTATTTGTTGTTTATAGGGCTCAAGGGACGGATGAATTTAAGCGTTCGTCCTTTGGGCTTGCGATTTTTACCCCTGATTTGAAACTCATCAAAAGATTTCCGCATCCAATCGTAAAACCTGAGGAAGGGTTTGAAAATCTTGGAGTTGAAGACCCGAGGATAATCAAAGTCGGGAAATCATATTTTATGTTTTATACTGGATATGCGAGTGGAAGGGAAAGGAATAAAATTAACATTTGTATTGCTGAGACGAGGGATTTTTTACATTGGCAAAAGCATGGGCTTTTAAAGGGTGAGATAAACGAAGTTGACAATAAAAACGCTGTTCTCTTCCCGGAGAAAATAAACGGGAAGTTCGTTCTGCTTCATCGTCCGATGGAGGGTGAAAAATCAATGGTTATTCACTATGCGATCTCCGATGATATTCTCGGCGAGTGGAAGGATTTTGGTGTGTTAATTGATTGTGAAGTTAAACTTGGTTTTGTTAGGAGTTGGAATGGAGCTGGGGCACCACCGTTAAAGATTGATGAAAAAAATTTTTTCATTATTTACCACATCGGGAATTTTAAAAGTGATGGCACAAGGGAATATCATCTCGGCGTTGCACTCATTGAAAAGGATGATAGAAGTTACATAAAACTTGTCAAAAAGTTTGAGCCATTTCTAAAACCCGAGACCGAATTTGAAGCGAGGGGTGACAAAGAGCTTGGTGTTAATAATGTTGTTTTTATCTGTGGGGCGTATTTTTACGGTGATTATCTTTATTTTCCTTATTCTGGGGCGGATAGCGTAATCCTTGGTGGCAGGGTTTTGAAAAGCGAGATATTAAATTGGGCAAGGAAATAA
- the pta gene encoding phosphate acetyltransferase: MPAITLLDEIREKAKKLKKHIVLPDSLDERTLRAARIIVDEKIADVTLIGDEEKIYSLAEKIGVNLSGVRIVNPLKSELLSDFSHIFYNLRKHKGISFDEASETMRNPLFFGAMMVREGMADGSVAGSTSTTADVLRAGIQVVGLMEGVSIVSSFFLIVFPNKVYSFADCGVVPNPTAEQLADIAILTAVNHKKLTGEEPIVAMLSFSTKGSARHEMVDKVIQATEIAKSKRPDLIIDGELQLDAAIVPEVARIKAPDSPVRGNANVLIFPNLDAGNIGYKMAQRMAGAEALGPLVQGLKKPCFDLSRGCSVEDIVNVVAINCVMGQS, from the coding sequence ATGCCAGCTATCACATTACTTGATGAAATAAGGGAAAAAGCAAAGAAACTCAAAAAGCACATTGTTTTGCCAGATTCACTTGATGAAAGAACTTTAAGAGCAGCGCGAATCATAGTTGATGAAAAAATCGCAGATGTAACCTTGATCGGTGATGAGGAAAAAATTTACTCCCTTGCTGAAAAAATCGGTGTTAATTTATCTGGCGTAAGAATCGTCAATCCATTAAAATCAGAATTATTAAGCGATTTTTCCCATATATTTTACAATCTCCGCAAGCATAAAGGTATAAGTTTTGATGAGGCGAGTGAGACGATGAGAAATCCACTTTTCTTTGGTGCAATGATGGTTAGAGAGGGAATGGCTGATGGAAGTGTAGCTGGTTCAACTTCAACAACTGCTGATGTTTTAAGAGCTGGGATCCAAGTAGTTGGTTTGATGGAGGGGGTTTCAATTGTTTCAAGTTTCTTTTTGATTGTATTCCCAAATAAAGTTTATTCCTTTGCTGATTGTGGTGTTGTTCCTAATCCGACCGCTGAACAACTTGCTGACATTGCTATTTTAACTGCCGTAAATCATAAAAAGTTAACCGGTGAAGAACCTATAGTTGCGATGCTTTCTTTCTCAACGAAGGGAAGCGCTAGACATGAGATGGTTGATAAGGTTATTCAAGCCACGGAAATTGCAAAAAGTAAAAGACCAGATTTAATAATTGACGGGGAGCTTCAACTTGATGCTGCGATCGTCCCGGAGGTTGCGCGGATTAAAGCACCGGATAGCCCCGTGCGTGGAAATGCAAATGTTTTGATTTTTCCGAATCTTGACGCTGGAAACATAGGTTACAAGATGGCACAGAGAATGGCTGGAGCAGAGGCACTTGGTCCATTGGTTCAAGGATTGAAGAAACCATGCTTTGACCTTTCAAGAGGGTGCAGTGTTGAAGACATAGTAAATGTAGTGGCAATAAATTGCGTCATGGGTCAATCGTGA
- a CDS encoding acyl-CoA thioesterase has translation MKNKYEREKFKFKVQVQVRTFDLDSYGIVHNSVYLKYFEIARTEYLRQALGIEPGRFFNDFYFVIARNVCNYISPARFDEVLDVYARTSKIGNSSFEMEYLIEEKTTGRNVATGETVIVLLNRDTFKPQPLPENVRNLILKFEGDGVIVKKSKV, from the coding sequence GTGAAGAACAAATATGAAAGGGAAAAGTTCAAGTTTAAAGTTCAGGTTCAGGTCAGAACTTTTGATCTTGATTCATACGGAATAGTTCATAATTCGGTTTATTTGAAGTATTTTGAAATTGCAAGGACTGAGTATTTAAGGCAAGCGCTTGGGATTGAGCCCGGGCGTTTTTTTAATGATTTTTATTTCGTGATCGCAAGAAATGTCTGTAATTATATCAGCCCAGCGAGATTTGATGAAGTGCTTGATGTTTACGCAAGAACATCAAAAATCGGAAATTCAAGTTTTGAAATGGAGTATCTGATTGAGGAGAAAACTACAGGTAGAAATGTCGCAACTGGTGAAACGGTGATAGTTCTCTTAAACCGTGATACATTTAAACCGCAACCCTTGCCTGAGAATGTCCGCAATTTAATTTTAAAATTTGAAGGTGACGGGGTTATCGTGAAAAAAAGTAAAGTTTAA
- the trpE gene encoding anthranilate synthase component I, giving the protein MYTPFETFESLAQKGNIIPVYESLLADTETPVSVYMKIRDKSEYSFLLESVEGGEKIARYSFIGFKPFMIFEARGFEFKVEMVDERFSFIGEKIRGETHPLGALNRIFSIFKSANVLELPRFTCGAVGYFGYESISLIEKIPTSNRDDLEAPDIFLMFFDSLLVFDNLKRKIFIISNVYKDDGTNLKDEYYKALGRITEIKSFLKRRINPDIAKVEIDNDFKFNMTKEEFIEKVKKVKEYIVNGDIFQAVLSQRAERWIEGDPFDIYRMLRVVNPSPYMYFLRMKNLSIIGSSPEILVRVENGIVETRPIAGTRRRGETPDEDEKLERELLNDEKEKAEHLMLVDLGRNDIGKISYFGTVKVDQFMVIEKYSHVMHIVSNISGKLRSDVTPIEALYACFPAGTVTGAPKIRAMEIIAELEPTKRGIYAGAVGYIDFSGNLDSCIAIRTIVMKGNRAYFQAGAGIVYDSSPENEYQETLDKLKATFKAVELLYQD; this is encoded by the coding sequence ATGTACACACCATTTGAAACATTTGAATCGCTTGCTCAAAAAGGGAATATAATCCCGGTTTATGAGTCGCTACTTGCTGACACCGAGACGCCAGTTTCGGTTTATATGAAGATAAGGGATAAAAGCGAATATTCTTTTTTACTTGAAAGCGTTGAAGGCGGTGAGAAAATAGCCAGGTACTCTTTCATCGGTTTTAAACCATTTATGATTTTTGAAGCGAGAGGTTTTGAATTTAAAGTTGAAATGGTTGATGAGAGATTTTCTTTTATCGGTGAAAAAATAAGAGGCGAAACACACCCTCTTGGTGCGCTCAACCGGATATTCTCAATCTTTAAGTCAGCCAATGTGCTTGAACTTCCAAGGTTTACATGTGGGGCTGTTGGATATTTCGGTTATGAAAGTATCTCCCTTATTGAAAAAATCCCAACTTCAAATAGAGATGATTTAGAGGCGCCTGATATATTTTTGATGTTTTTTGATTCATTGCTTGTCTTTGATAATCTGAAGAGGAAAATTTTCATCATATCCAATGTTTATAAAGATGATGGGACAAATTTAAAAGATGAGTATTACAAAGCGCTTGGCAGGATAACAGAAATTAAATCTTTTCTTAAAAGGAGAATAAATCCAGATATCGCAAAGGTTGAGATTGACAACGATTTTAAATTTAACATGACGAAAGAGGAGTTCATTGAAAAGGTCAAGAAGGTAAAGGAATACATAGTCAATGGTGACATATTTCAAGCTGTTTTATCCCAAAGGGCTGAAAGGTGGATTGAAGGAGATCCATTTGACATTTACCGAATGCTTAGGGTAGTGAACCCATCCCCGTATATGTATTTTTTGAGGATGAAAAATTTAAGTATCATAGGGTCGTCGCCGGAAATTCTTGTGCGGGTTGAAAATGGAATCGTTGAAACAAGACCAATTGCTGGGACTAGGAGAAGAGGTGAAACCCCGGATGAGGATGAAAAACTTGAAAGGGAACTTTTAAATGATGAAAAGGAAAAAGCCGAACATTTAATGCTTGTTGATCTTGGAAGAAATGACATCGGAAAGATAAGTTATTTCGGAACTGTAAAGGTAGATCAATTTATGGTTATTGAAAAGTATTCCCATGTTATGCATATCGTAAGTAACATAAGCGGAAAGTTAAGAAGTGATGTAACTCCGATTGAGGCACTTTATGCTTGTTTTCCAGCTGGGACTGTTACAGGTGCTCCGAAGATAAGAGCAATGGAAATAATCGCGGAACTTGAACCGACAAAGCGAGGAATCTATGCTGGGGCTGTTGGATATATTGATTTTTCCGGAAATCTTGACTCTTGCATTGCCATTAGGACAATTGTGATGAAAGGAAATAGAGCGTATTTTCAAGCTGGAGCAGGTATTGTTTATGATTCTTCTCCGGAAAACGAGTATCAAGAAACGCTTGATAAACTTAAAGCGACATTCAAAGCGGTTGAATTGCTCTATCAAGATTGA
- a CDS encoding anthranilate synthase component II — translation MILVIDNYDSFTYNLVQYLGELGVEMEVARNDRITIDEVKELKPDAIVISPGPCTPYEAGISIDVIKNFYVSVPILGVCLGHQAIGVAFGGRVIKAPVIMHGKVSEIYHTNSSIFSNLPNPFKATRYHSLIIERETLPNCLEVTAWTSDGLIMGVRHREFPVFGVQFHPESIMTEFGKEILKNFVYRRF, via the coding sequence ATGATTCTTGTAATTGATAATTACGATTCGTTTACATACAACCTTGTTCAATATCTTGGTGAGCTTGGTGTGGAAATGGAGGTTGCTCGCAACGACAGGATAACCATTGATGAGGTCAAAGAGTTGAAGCCCGATGCGATTGTGATTTCACCTGGACCGTGTACTCCTTATGAAGCGGGGATTTCAATTGATGTGATAAAAAATTTTTATGTATCGGTTCCAATACTTGGTGTTTGTTTAGGGCATCAAGCGATTGGTGTTGCCTTCGGTGGAAGGGTAATTAAAGCGCCTGTTATAATGCATGGAAAAGTGTCGGAAATATATCACACCAATTCTTCAATTTTTTCCAATTTGCCGAATCCATTTAAAGCAACGCGCTATCATTCACTCATAATTGAAAGGGAGACATTACCAAACTGCCTTGAAGTGACAGCTTGGACAAGTGATGGTCTCATTATGGGAGTAAGACATAGAGAATTTCCCGTTTTTGGTGTTCAATTTCATCCCGAGTCAATTATGACTGAGTTTGGAAAGGAGATTTTGAAAAATTTCGTTTACAGGAGATTTTAA
- a CDS encoding LOG family protein has protein sequence MGNNLILKDERVWLESRQKDIWRIFRIMAEFVEGFDQMTKIGPCVSIFGSARTKPGHRYYEMAREVAKELVKAGFGIITGGGPGIMEAANLGAKEAGGLSVGINIELPLEQKFNPYVDVGIEFRHFFVRKVMFVKYAQGFVVLPGGFGTLDEFFEAVTLIQTGKTTRFPVVLMGSEYWQGLIDWLKGKVLAEGNISPEDLEIFELTDDPKEAARIITEFYQENVVSPNF, from the coding sequence ATGGGGAATAATTTAATTTTGAAAGATGAAAGGGTTTGGCTTGAAAGCAGGCAAAAGGATATTTGGCGTATTTTTCGTATAATGGCGGAATTTGTTGAGGGGTTTGATCAGATGACAAAGATTGGACCTTGCGTTTCTATTTTTGGTTCAGCAAGGACTAAGCCCGGGCATAGGTATTATGAGATGGCTAGGGAGGTGGCAAAAGAACTTGTCAAAGCTGGTTTTGGTATAATTACGGGCGGTGGACCCGGGATAATGGAGGCTGCAAATCTTGGGGCGAAGGAAGCTGGTGGTTTATCTGTTGGTATAAACATAGAGCTTCCGCTTGAACAGAAATTTAACCCTTATGTTGATGTTGGGATTGAATTTAGGCATTTTTTTGTGAGGAAAGTTATGTTTGTGAAATATGCGCAGGGTTTCGTCGTGTTGCCAGGTGGATTTGGAACGCTTGATGAATTTTTTGAGGCGGTCACACTTATTCAAACGGGTAAGACAACCCGTTTCCCTGTGGTTTTAATGGGAAGCGAATACTGGCAAGGATTAATTGATTGGCTTAAGGGTAAAGTCCTCGCCGAAGGAAATATATCTCCGGAGGATTTGGAAATTTTTGAATTGACGGATGACCCGAAAGAAGCAGCAAGGATAATAACTGAATTCTATCAAGAGAATGTCGTCTCACCAAATTTCTAA
- a CDS encoding ABC transporter ATP-binding protein, whose protein sequence is MIRLENLTKKFGDFVAVDNLTLEIKSGEFFGFLGPNGAGKTTTIKMIAGLIRPTSGRIFICGIDALEEPEKAKSLLAYVPDQPFIYDKLTGREFLFFIGGLFKMEKGKIREKVNLLVEHFELGRWIDRRIEEYSQGMKQRVIIASALLHDPKVIVIDEPMVGLDPRSARIVKETLKQKTKEGVSIFMSTHSLEVAEELCDTIGIIKEGKLIAKFDSSEIENFRKRKDGSFEELFIELTK, encoded by the coding sequence ATGATTAGGCTTGAGAATTTAACTAAAAAATTCGGTGACTTTGTTGCGGTTGATAATCTAACATTGGAGATAAAGTCGGGTGAATTTTTTGGTTTTCTTGGACCAAATGGTGCGGGGAAAACAACGACTATAAAAATGATCGCAGGATTGATACGACCCACAAGTGGCAGAATTTTCATCTGTGGAATTGACGCATTGGAAGAACCGGAAAAGGCGAAGAGTTTGCTTGCTTATGTTCCGGATCAGCCATTCATATATGATAAATTAACTGGGCGTGAATTTTTGTTCTTCATCGGTGGTCTCTTTAAAATGGAAAAAGGAAAAATAAGGGAAAAGGTTAATTTACTTGTTGAACATTTTGAACTTGGGCGCTGGATTGATAGAAGGATTGAGGAATATTCACAGGGGATGAAACAGCGTGTGATAATTGCTTCTGCTTTACTTCACGACCCCAAGGTTATCGTAATAGATGAACCAATGGTAGGTCTTGACCCAAGAAGTGCGCGCATCGTTAAGGAAACACTTAAACAAAAAACTAAAGAAGGCGTATCAATTTTCATGTCAACTCACTCACTTGAAGTCGCGGAAGAACTTTGCGATACGATAGGCATAATTAAAGAGGGGAAATTGATAGCTAAGTTTGATTCAAGTGAGATAGAGAATTTCAGGAAAAGAAAGGATGGTTCGTTTGAGGAACTTTTCATTGAGCTAACGAAGTAA
- a CDS encoding PorV/PorQ family protein, translated as MRKILSAFTILILLTTSTYSQLFPVLGSQRAGISTAQFLKISVGARAVGMADAYVANATDASALYWNPAGLVQFKENEIILSHTEWFVDIKHDFIGSVYHISRNDAIGLSLTALYTDDMEITTETQPYGTGRYFKYIDLALGISYARRMTNQFSFGFTLKYIEETIDVLKMRGFLVDLGTFYWIGLGTSRFGVSISNFGADLAPKGEITLLTGEKISNFQSFAPPTMFRFSFAVEPIMNETHKLTTAIQLNHPNDNAENFGIGVEYGFKESFFIRGGYKINADEQNLTFGTGVAVKTGFLNINFDYAYAKFTRLGNTHRFSILFKFD; from the coding sequence ATGAGAAAGATATTGAGTGCATTTACGATTTTAATTCTTTTAACAACATCAACCTATTCACAGCTTTTCCCCGTCTTGGGTTCACAAAGAGCTGGAATTTCAACTGCACAATTTTTGAAAATTTCCGTTGGTGCAAGAGCTGTTGGAATGGCTGACGCTTATGTCGCAAACGCAACCGACGCATCTGCACTATATTGGAATCCAGCTGGATTGGTTCAATTCAAAGAAAATGAAATTATACTCTCACATACGGAATGGTTCGTTGATATAAAACATGACTTCATAGGCAGTGTGTATCATATCTCAAGAAATGATGCAATCGGTTTAAGTTTGACCGCACTTTACACGGACGATATGGAAATAACCACTGAAACACAACCCTACGGAACTGGAAGATATTTCAAATACATTGACCTTGCTCTCGGTATCAGTTATGCAAGAAGGATGACGAACCAGTTCAGTTTCGGTTTCACACTCAAATACATTGAGGAAACGATAGATGTTTTAAAAATGCGCGGATTTCTCGTTGACCTTGGGACATTTTATTGGATTGGGCTTGGAACATCAAGATTTGGGGTATCAATCTCAAATTTCGGTGCCGATTTAGCTCCGAAAGGTGAAATCACATTGTTGACAGGGGAAAAAATCTCAAATTTTCAGTCCTTTGCCCCGCCGACGATGTTTAGATTTAGCTTTGCCGTTGAACCGATAATGAACGAAACTCACAAATTGACGACAGCAATTCAATTGAACCATCCAAATGACAACGCTGAAAATTTTGGAATCGGGGTTGAATACGGCTTTAAAGAATCGTTTTTCATCCGTGGTGGATATAAAATAAACGCTGATGAACAAAACTTAACATTTGGCACCGGCGTCGCAGTCAAAACCGGCTTTCTAAACATTAACTTTGACTATGCTTATGCAAAATTCACACGGCTTGGCAACACACATAGATTCTCAATACTTTTCAAATTTGATTGA